One window of the Octopus sinensis linkage group LG9, ASM634580v1, whole genome shotgun sequence genome contains the following:
- the LOC115215687 gene encoding leucine-rich repeat-containing protein 15-like isoform X2 — MVKVNKMGYLKSVLFWLQLMLISGTGSLPVEYCPKSCVCKSGYTSCSRLNAFPLDLPSISKSVLLTEMSIEEIPANALLRFPDLTLLRIENSDIHVIRSDAFKNISNLEELSFSVCNIDRIETNAFNHLWNQTVIQFHNVTIKTIKKHAFSNIFNLREWTIFESTIHDFQTEAIHQVSNVYTFSIYSNQIGRLGTAIFSSVTNVRHVDFFMNDITDIGCNVFDFSTNEFSNFEFYGNTFTCGCNLFGLSKGKKAIYYTSSSSSTKRDSPVNNNKMLSRRVDSAAYNSISLDKWSFDELLYRNWCVFKDLKQKISLENYRSSDEVICQDSPCFSSKGLKKNIDIYRLNNREPSIPVVRSGSVILYGISTCFTWSLLLTFAC; from the coding sequence GTGAAAGTCAACAAAATGGGTTACTTGAAGAGTGTCCTGTTCTGGCTACAACTGATGTTGATAAGCGGTACAGGATCTTTGCCCGTCGAATACTGTCCAAAATCATGCGTTTGCAAATCTGGATATACATCTTGCTCCCGACTGAATGCCTTTCCACTTGATCTGCCTTCCATATCCAAGTCAGTCTTACTGACTGAAATGTCAATAGAGGAAATCCCAGCAAATGCCCTGCTTCGGTTTCCGGATCTAACTTTGTTAAGGATCGAAAACAGTGATATACATGTAATCCGGAGCGATGCTTTTAAGAACATCTCTAATTTGGAGGAATTGTCGTTTTCTGTTTGTAATATCGACCGAATAGAAACGAACGCTTTCAACCATTTATGGAACCAGACTGTGATCCAGTTCCATAATGTGActattaaaactataaaaaaacatGCATTTAGCAACATATTTAATCTCAGAGAATGGACTATATTCGAATCAACCATTCATGATTTCCAGACGGAAGCTATTCATCAAGTATCCAATGTCTATACGTTCTCCATTTATTCTAATCAGATCGGTCGCTTAGGAACGGCCATCTTTTCTTCCGTAACCAACGTCAGACATGTTGATTTTTTCATGAACGACATCACCGACATCGGTTGCAATGTGTTCGATTTTTCGACCAATGAGTTCTCCAACTTTGAGTTTTATGGTAACACATTCACATGCGGCTGCAACCTGTTCGGTTTATCGAAAGGAAAGAAAGCCATATATTATACTTCGTCGTCGTCTTCTACTAAACGAGACTCACCTGTTAACAATAATAAGATGCTTTCAAGGAGAGTCGATTCAGCGGCGTATAACAGCATCTCTCTTGACAAATGGTCATTTGACGAACTTCTTTACCGAAACTGGTGTGTTTTCAAAGATTTAAAGCAGAAAATATCTTTGGAAAATTACCGCTCTTCGGATGAGGTGATTTGCCAGGACAGCCCTTGTTTCTCATCcaagggattaaaaaaaaatattgacattTATAGATTGAACAATCGGGAGCCTTCCATACCTGTGGTTAGGAGCGGAAGTGTGATATTATATGGTATTAGCACGTGTTTTACTTGGTCCTTATTGTTGACATTTGCTTGTTAA
- the LOC115215687 gene encoding leucine-rich repeat-containing protein 15-like isoform X1, with product MNHLSPFTSVSRYKFFTKSLLQLSYKHTRHWRGFYQSDCTEYHFLSNDNVKVNKMGYLKSVLFWLQLMLISGTGSLPVEYCPKSCVCKSGYTSCSRLNAFPLDLPSISKSVLLTEMSIEEIPANALLRFPDLTLLRIENSDIHVIRSDAFKNISNLEELSFSVCNIDRIETNAFNHLWNQTVIQFHNVTIKTIKKHAFSNIFNLREWTIFESTIHDFQTEAIHQVSNVYTFSIYSNQIGRLGTAIFSSVTNVRHVDFFMNDITDIGCNVFDFSTNEFSNFEFYGNTFTCGCNLFGLSKGKKAIYYTSSSSSTKRDSPVNNNKMLSRRVDSAAYNSISLDKWSFDELLYRNWCVFKDLKQKISLENYRSSDEVICQDSPCFSSKGLKKNIDIYRLNNREPSIPVVRSGSVILYGISTCFTWSLLLTFAC from the exons ATGAATCACTTGTCACCATTCACATCTGTGAGTCGATATAAGTTTTTTACGAAGTCTCTACTACAACTTTCCTACAAACACACGCGTCACTGGCGAGGATTCTATCAATCGGACTGTACGGAATACCACTTTCTTTCTAATGATAAC GTGAAAGTCAACAAAATGGGTTACTTGAAGAGTGTCCTGTTCTGGCTACAACTGATGTTGATAAGCGGTACAGGATCTTTGCCCGTCGAATACTGTCCAAAATCATGCGTTTGCAAATCTGGATATACATCTTGCTCCCGACTGAATGCCTTTCCACTTGATCTGCCTTCCATATCCAAGTCAGTCTTACTGACTGAAATGTCAATAGAGGAAATCCCAGCAAATGCCCTGCTTCGGTTTCCGGATCTAACTTTGTTAAGGATCGAAAACAGTGATATACATGTAATCCGGAGCGATGCTTTTAAGAACATCTCTAATTTGGAGGAATTGTCGTTTTCTGTTTGTAATATCGACCGAATAGAAACGAACGCTTTCAACCATTTATGGAACCAGACTGTGATCCAGTTCCATAATGTGActattaaaactataaaaaaacatGCATTTAGCAACATATTTAATCTCAGAGAATGGACTATATTCGAATCAACCATTCATGATTTCCAGACGGAAGCTATTCATCAAGTATCCAATGTCTATACGTTCTCCATTTATTCTAATCAGATCGGTCGCTTAGGAACGGCCATCTTTTCTTCCGTAACCAACGTCAGACATGTTGATTTTTTCATGAACGACATCACCGACATCGGTTGCAATGTGTTCGATTTTTCGACCAATGAGTTCTCCAACTTTGAGTTTTATGGTAACACATTCACATGCGGCTGCAACCTGTTCGGTTTATCGAAAGGAAAGAAAGCCATATATTATACTTCGTCGTCGTCTTCTACTAAACGAGACTCACCTGTTAACAATAATAAGATGCTTTCAAGGAGAGTCGATTCAGCGGCGTATAACAGCATCTCTCTTGACAAATGGTCATTTGACGAACTTCTTTACCGAAACTGGTGTGTTTTCAAAGATTTAAAGCAGAAAATATCTTTGGAAAATTACCGCTCTTCGGATGAGGTGATTTGCCAGGACAGCCCTTGTTTCTCATCcaagggattaaaaaaaaatattgacattTATAGATTGAACAATCGGGAGCCTTCCATACCTGTGGTTAGGAGCGGAAGTGTGATATTATATGGTATTAGCACGTGTTTTACTTGGTCCTTATTGTTGACATTTGCTTGTTAA
- the LOC115215687 gene encoding leucine-rich repeat-containing protein 15-like isoform X3 translates to MGYLKSVLFWLQLMLISGTGSLPVEYCPKSCVCKSGYTSCSRLNAFPLDLPSISKSVLLTEMSIEEIPANALLRFPDLTLLRIENSDIHVIRSDAFKNISNLEELSFSVCNIDRIETNAFNHLWNQTVIQFHNVTIKTIKKHAFSNIFNLREWTIFESTIHDFQTEAIHQVSNVYTFSIYSNQIGRLGTAIFSSVTNVRHVDFFMNDITDIGCNVFDFSTNEFSNFEFYGNTFTCGCNLFGLSKGKKAIYYTSSSSSTKRDSPVNNNKMLSRRVDSAAYNSISLDKWSFDELLYRNWCVFKDLKQKISLENYRSSDEVICQDSPCFSSKGLKKNIDIYRLNNREPSIPVVRSGSVILYGISTCFTWSLLLTFAC, encoded by the coding sequence ATGGGTTACTTGAAGAGTGTCCTGTTCTGGCTACAACTGATGTTGATAAGCGGTACAGGATCTTTGCCCGTCGAATACTGTCCAAAATCATGCGTTTGCAAATCTGGATATACATCTTGCTCCCGACTGAATGCCTTTCCACTTGATCTGCCTTCCATATCCAAGTCAGTCTTACTGACTGAAATGTCAATAGAGGAAATCCCAGCAAATGCCCTGCTTCGGTTTCCGGATCTAACTTTGTTAAGGATCGAAAACAGTGATATACATGTAATCCGGAGCGATGCTTTTAAGAACATCTCTAATTTGGAGGAATTGTCGTTTTCTGTTTGTAATATCGACCGAATAGAAACGAACGCTTTCAACCATTTATGGAACCAGACTGTGATCCAGTTCCATAATGTGActattaaaactataaaaaaacatGCATTTAGCAACATATTTAATCTCAGAGAATGGACTATATTCGAATCAACCATTCATGATTTCCAGACGGAAGCTATTCATCAAGTATCCAATGTCTATACGTTCTCCATTTATTCTAATCAGATCGGTCGCTTAGGAACGGCCATCTTTTCTTCCGTAACCAACGTCAGACATGTTGATTTTTTCATGAACGACATCACCGACATCGGTTGCAATGTGTTCGATTTTTCGACCAATGAGTTCTCCAACTTTGAGTTTTATGGTAACACATTCACATGCGGCTGCAACCTGTTCGGTTTATCGAAAGGAAAGAAAGCCATATATTATACTTCGTCGTCGTCTTCTACTAAACGAGACTCACCTGTTAACAATAATAAGATGCTTTCAAGGAGAGTCGATTCAGCGGCGTATAACAGCATCTCTCTTGACAAATGGTCATTTGACGAACTTCTTTACCGAAACTGGTGTGTTTTCAAAGATTTAAAGCAGAAAATATCTTTGGAAAATTACCGCTCTTCGGATGAGGTGATTTGCCAGGACAGCCCTTGTTTCTCATCcaagggattaaaaaaaaatattgacattTATAGATTGAACAATCGGGAGCCTTCCATACCTGTGGTTAGGAGCGGAAGTGTGATATTATATGGTATTAGCACGTGTTTTACTTGGTCCTTATTGTTGACATTTGCTTGTTAA